Proteins from one Clostridiales bacterium genomic window:
- a CDS encoding Eco57I restriction-modification methylase domain-containing protein: MSEALGLAPVASPLDFAADTSTEIGTRLADVVTSLHRVGALEQVGRAALWVATIPKWGDRPSARERARRRIAKALVELAPAGDRNILIALTGEGVDDIELVLPRQRTNGQLGTIRAIVARSNPNRHHLELLEGLELSPGMGTAAITRKWNDAFSVERVTDAFYREFRLLRDRFVAALAESNPGHPLLDPAEDDEATQAELRRFVTRNLGRVLFLWFIQAKGWLDADASYLVNLYGRTASDHRNYFNDALLPLFFNTLAVEPARRTEKAQALGDIPYLNGGLFVPTAVEDRLYGDGREHIDIVVPNELFDPRAHDGRAPTLLGLLSSYRFTTQESTPDDLSVDPDPELLGKVFENLNEDRKKTGTFYTPREIVRFMCREALDGYLVERTEVSRETLARLRLEAIDPAATDVYLTPKERKRLEEALLSVTVCDPAVGSGAFPVGMLQEIVQLLIGIEQSADVKVQIGGQKVAEWKEAVITNCLYGVDINPEAVEICQLRLWLSMVVDAERPVPLPNLDFRFEAGDSLVDRIGDTRLRETLPRSGHQDAMLFDDLAEAERELEALRAEYATLRDSVRARELRREIKGKQLELVARQISDQLAGVERSLTDMKTRLDKLRRMGASARDLKREEKAAAAFVERHEHLRKVLDGLSPDAPYKKPFLWPVEFSEVFEQGGFDIVIANPPYVRQEKLAAIDQETYALSFAEVHTGTADLLVYFFARALQILKDDGRLAFITSNKFHRAAYGEGLRALLPADLQIEHAIDFGDLAVFAAIAYPSVLIGRKTAPDPADTVSVARLTHPVRQALAEAGASENVSSVREQLENLDSLLERNRIDGFPQALLRKDGWVLEDPQLVRLFDRIMAIGTPLGEFVQGRMYRGVLTGFNEAFVIDQAKCAALIAADPESIELIKPWLRGRDIKRWKPEWAGLYLIAIQNSGDADCAHPWKYATTEKDARAIFADSFPAIHRHMTAYEDRLRPRADQGRWWWELRSCTYYREFEQPKVVWATITPEPRFLWDEDGFYTNQKCYIATGLPKWGVAVMNSSLMFVLAAATRLSEKQGGFLEWEKSPMVPLPIVEPRPETAALLENLVDASAESPGSQDDAINDLVDDVYGVTAEEAALLADWRAQRAYLTNAEAEDD, from the coding sequence GTGTCCGAAGCCCTTGGCCTGGCGCCCGTGGCATCCCCACTCGACTTCGCCGCCGACACAAGCACCGAGATCGGCACTCGCCTCGCCGACGTGGTCACCAGCCTCCATCGTGTCGGCGCTCTTGAGCAGGTCGGCAGGGCGGCCCTGTGGGTCGCTACGATCCCCAAATGGGGCGACCGCCCGTCCGCTCGTGAGCGCGCGCGTCGCCGCATCGCCAAGGCGCTCGTTGAACTCGCACCGGCCGGCGATCGCAACATCCTTATCGCGCTCACCGGCGAAGGTGTCGACGACATCGAACTCGTTCTGCCACGTCAGCGCACGAACGGTCAGCTCGGAACGATTCGCGCGATCGTCGCCCGCTCGAACCCGAACCGGCACCACCTCGAGCTGCTGGAGGGTCTCGAGCTCTCTCCCGGCATGGGTACCGCGGCAATCACCCGCAAGTGGAACGACGCTTTCAGCGTCGAGCGGGTCACCGACGCTTTCTACAGGGAGTTCCGCCTTCTCCGCGACCGCTTCGTCGCCGCACTCGCGGAGTCGAACCCCGGGCATCCGCTGCTTGACCCGGCCGAAGACGACGAGGCCACGCAAGCCGAGCTGCGACGCTTCGTGACCCGCAACCTCGGACGCGTGCTCTTCCTGTGGTTCATCCAGGCGAAGGGTTGGCTCGACGCCGACGCCTCGTACCTCGTCAATCTCTACGGACGCACCGCCTCTGACCACCGCAACTACTTCAACGACGCGCTGCTGCCACTGTTCTTCAACACGCTCGCTGTCGAACCGGCGCGGCGTACCGAGAAGGCGCAAGCACTCGGAGACATCCCGTACCTCAACGGCGGACTCTTCGTTCCGACTGCCGTCGAAGACCGGCTCTACGGCGACGGTCGCGAGCACATCGATATCGTTGTCCCGAACGAGCTCTTCGACCCTCGTGCACACGACGGCCGTGCGCCCACGCTTCTCGGATTGCTGTCGAGCTACCGCTTCACCACGCAGGAATCCACGCCCGACGACCTCTCGGTCGACCCGGATCCCGAGCTCCTGGGCAAGGTGTTCGAGAACCTCAACGAGGACCGCAAGAAGACGGGCACCTTCTACACGCCGCGAGAGATCGTCCGCTTCATGTGCCGCGAGGCACTCGACGGCTATCTCGTCGAGCGGACCGAGGTCAGCCGGGAGACGCTCGCGCGGTTGCGGCTCGAGGCAATCGACCCGGCCGCCACCGACGTGTACCTCACGCCCAAGGAGCGCAAGCGGCTTGAAGAGGCGCTTCTGTCGGTCACAGTCTGTGACCCGGCCGTCGGTTCGGGTGCGTTCCCGGTCGGCATGCTGCAGGAGATCGTGCAACTGCTCATTGGCATAGAGCAGAGCGCCGACGTGAAGGTACAGATTGGTGGCCAAAAGGTCGCCGAGTGGAAGGAGGCAGTCATCACCAACTGCCTCTACGGGGTCGACATTAATCCGGAGGCGGTTGAGATCTGCCAGCTCAGGCTGTGGCTCTCGATGGTGGTCGATGCCGAGCGTCCCGTCCCGCTGCCGAACCTCGACTTCCGCTTCGAGGCGGGCGACAGTCTTGTTGACCGCATCGGGGATACTCGCCTGCGCGAAACGCTGCCGCGCAGCGGACACCAGGACGCGATGCTCTTCGATGATCTTGCCGAGGCCGAGCGGGAGCTCGAGGCGCTTCGTGCCGAGTACGCGACGCTTCGCGACTCGGTCAGGGCCCGTGAGCTGCGGCGCGAGATCAAGGGAAAGCAGCTCGAGCTGGTGGCGCGCCAGATTTCCGACCAGCTTGCCGGGGTGGAGCGGTCGCTCACTGACATGAAGACCCGGCTGGACAAGCTCAGGCGCATGGGCGCAAGCGCGCGTGACCTCAAGCGTGAGGAGAAGGCGGCTGCCGCGTTCGTCGAGCGCCATGAGCACCTTCGCAAGGTTCTCGACGGCCTGTCTCCTGATGCGCCCTACAAGAAGCCGTTCCTGTGGCCGGTCGAGTTCTCCGAGGTCTTCGAGCAGGGCGGGTTCGACATCGTCATCGCCAACCCGCCGTACGTACGCCAGGAGAAGCTCGCCGCCATCGATCAAGAGACGTATGCGTTGAGCTTCGCCGAGGTGCACACGGGTACGGCCGATCTGCTCGTCTACTTCTTCGCCCGCGCCTTGCAGATTCTCAAGGATGACGGTCGGCTCGCCTTTATCACGAGCAACAAGTTCCACCGGGCGGCCTACGGAGAGGGACTCAGGGCGCTCCTGCCAGCCGACCTACAGATCGAGCATGCCATTGACTTCGGCGACCTTGCGGTGTTCGCGGCAATCGCGTATCCATCCGTGCTCATCGGCCGCAAGACCGCCCCGGATCCCGCTGACACGGTCTCGGTCGCTCGCCTCACGCATCCGGTGCGACAGGCGCTTGCCGAGGCAGGAGCATCCGAGAACGTCTCGAGTGTGCGTGAGCAGCTCGAGAACCTCGACTCGCTGCTCGAGCGCAACCGCATCGACGGCTTCCCGCAGGCGCTGCTTCGCAAAGACGGCTGGGTCTTGGAGGACCCGCAGCTCGTGCGCCTGTTCGACCGCATCATGGCGATTGGTACGCCGCTCGGCGAGTTCGTCCAGGGGCGGATGTATCGGGGCGTCCTGACCGGCTTCAACGAGGCGTTCGTCATCGACCAGGCCAAGTGCGCCGCGCTCATCGCGGCCGACCCCGAGAGCATCGAGCTCATCAAGCCGTGGCTTCGTGGACGAGACATCAAGCGTTGGAAGCCCGAATGGGCGGGCCTGTACCTCATCGCGATCCAGAACTCGGGCGATGCCGACTGCGCGCACCCCTGGAAGTACGCTACGACCGAGAAGGACGCGCGAGCGATCTTTGCGGACTCCTTTCCAGCGATTCACCGGCACATGACTGCCTACGAGGACCGACTGCGCCCTCGTGCCGATCAGGGCCGCTGGTGGTGGGAGCTGCGCTCGTGCACGTATTACAGGGAATTCGAGCAGCCGAAGGTTGTCTGGGCAACCATCACGCCCGAGCCCCGGTTCCTTTGGGACGAGGACGGGTTCTACACGAACCAGAAGTGCTACATCGCAACCGGGCTCCCTAAGTGGGGAGTGGCGGTCATGAACTCGTCCCTGATGTTCGTGCTGGCGGCGGCAACGCGATTGAGCGAGAAGCAGGGCGGTTTCTTGGAATGGGAGAAGTCCCCCATGGTCCCTCTCCCGATTGTTGAGCCAAGGCCGGAGACAGCGGCGCTTCTCGAGAATCTGGTAGACGCTAGCGCGGAGTCCCCGGGTTCGCAAGACGATGCCATCAATGACTTGGTAGATGATGTCTACGGGGTGACGGCCGAAGAGGCTGCGCTGCTGGCTGACTGGAGGGCGCAGCGAGCCTACCTCACGAATGCCGAGGCTGAAGATGACTGA
- a CDS encoding DEAD/DEAH box helicase — protein MPDAVDSVLTTSLMKSLALLDHGLAIGDGDAVADATARLQSVEAAALELGAVSHWWTAALSGGLAKQLWEMSLHQQLPELAEDDVHHARWSSLRTDYIRRLRASDRASIELWPSQIQAVGRVLDADDDLVVALPTSAGKTRIAEMCILRSLASHQRVVYVTPLRALSAQVERDLSDTFVPLGFAVSSLYGSAGIEMEDSEVLGQADIVISTPEKLDFALRNDDSIIDDVGLVVLDEGHMLGPQEREVRYEALVQRLLSRADAAARRLVCLSALFPTPEEMEDLVAWLRQDQPGNPVHSTWRPTRQRFGVLRWGGSAARLEISLHDETPFVPRFVEAQEPPGGSRRRNSFPQGKQELTLAAAWTFAQQNQDVLVYCSLRKSVEALGKTISRCIRHGVLSPLVEPSARVRNAIVTGTEWLGVDHPAVECLNYGVALHHGGLPRPFLSEIEGLLRSRECPVVIASPTLAQGLNLSASVLLVPFVWRNGEVVPTTEFANVAGRAGRAYVDMEGLVVHVVWEDEPRRARRAVKTWEDLVASAKAPKVVSGILLLTWEVYQRIAKAAAIPLKEVVEYVAGNDSAWDIPQAKADELGLSVAEWERDIASLDSAVLALLDADTSAECLDEALTNVLQGSLFARQLSEKTPETQSLLAGFIAARAAHVWTNTSEQQRRGYHAAGVGLRAGNFLDEHLDTLVSLLLEAEAAVADMDVSAVAGPIVEFAELVLETAPFRAPRALPNRWQDALRGWIVGEPASEIVSLCDYGVDLLQEALSYRLPWAMEAVRVHALAMGVADAEKLAGIAPLAVETGTANRSSMLLLSSGLESRAAAFVAIDSTAATFGDRTEMMQWLDSDAVKLAETDESWPTPGSRHQWIAYRERARANRLGRWRRMAQSIEVVWESAPPSPGQRVVLEPSASPGEWLVLTPTYDRLGVTTADIAHEHREIVSVQVSQDGEAVEVEYFGRVSR, from the coding sequence GTGCCGGACGCCGTTGACTCAGTGCTGACCACCTCCCTCATGAAGTCCCTTGCACTACTTGACCACGGCCTAGCCATCGGAGATGGAGACGCTGTTGCAGATGCAACCGCTCGCTTACAGTCGGTGGAAGCCGCAGCACTGGAACTGGGTGCGGTCAGTCACTGGTGGACAGCAGCGCTCTCTGGAGGCTTGGCGAAACAGCTCTGGGAAATGAGCCTACATCAGCAGCTTCCGGAGCTTGCGGAGGATGATGTTCATCACGCCCGATGGTCATCGCTGCGAACGGACTACATCAGGCGCTTGAGGGCGAGTGATCGTGCTTCGATTGAGCTTTGGCCATCACAGATTCAAGCGGTCGGTCGTGTCCTGGACGCTGATGATGACCTGGTGGTGGCTTTGCCGACCAGTGCAGGCAAGACACGCATCGCTGAAATGTGCATTCTCCGTTCCCTAGCCAGCCACCAGCGTGTCGTGTATGTCACGCCGCTGAGGGCGCTCTCTGCACAAGTCGAGAGGGACCTCTCCGACACTTTCGTGCCACTCGGATTCGCGGTCTCATCTCTCTACGGTTCGGCTGGAATCGAGATGGAGGACTCGGAGGTTCTTGGCCAAGCGGATATCGTCATATCCACACCGGAGAAGCTCGATTTCGCGCTCCGCAACGACGACTCGATCATCGATGACGTTGGGCTTGTAGTGCTAGATGAGGGGCACATGCTCGGCCCACAGGAGCGCGAAGTCCGATACGAAGCGCTCGTCCAGAGGCTGCTGTCCCGCGCTGATGCAGCTGCCCGCAGACTTGTGTGCCTCTCAGCGCTCTTCCCGACGCCAGAGGAGATGGAAGATCTGGTGGCGTGGCTGCGCCAGGATCAACCCGGCAACCCGGTGCACTCTACCTGGCGGCCCACACGTCAGCGTTTCGGAGTGCTCCGATGGGGAGGAAGCGCCGCCCGCCTAGAAATCAGCTTGCATGACGAAACTCCTTTCGTGCCGCGGTTCGTCGAGGCGCAGGAGCCACCTGGGGGCTCCCGTCGGCGAAACAGCTTCCCTCAGGGCAAGCAGGAACTCACGCTCGCAGCAGCTTGGACCTTCGCCCAACAGAATCAGGATGTGCTGGTCTACTGCTCGCTCAGGAAGTCGGTCGAAGCGCTCGGCAAGACTATCAGCAGGTGCATACGACACGGGGTTCTGTCCCCGCTAGTAGAGCCAAGCGCACGAGTTCGGAATGCCATTGTTACCGGAACGGAATGGCTTGGGGTGGATCATCCCGCAGTGGAATGCCTCAATTATGGCGTTGCACTGCATCACGGTGGTCTACCAAGACCGTTCCTTAGCGAGATAGAGGGGCTACTGCGTTCACGTGAGTGCCCCGTTGTTATTGCGTCGCCCACCCTGGCGCAGGGGCTCAACTTGTCTGCCAGCGTTCTGCTTGTACCTTTCGTTTGGCGCAACGGCGAAGTCGTTCCGACAACCGAGTTCGCGAACGTCGCTGGTCGGGCGGGTCGGGCGTACGTCGACATGGAGGGACTCGTCGTCCACGTGGTGTGGGAGGATGAGCCGCGCCGCGCCCGAAGGGCAGTGAAGACGTGGGAGGACTTGGTGGCATCCGCCAAGGCCCCCAAGGTCGTAAGCGGGATACTACTGTTGACCTGGGAGGTATACCAGCGCATCGCGAAGGCTGCCGCCATTCCGCTGAAGGAGGTCGTTGAATACGTTGCCGGCAACGACTCAGCTTGGGACATTCCTCAGGCCAAGGCTGATGAACTGGGCCTTTCTGTTGCCGAGTGGGAGAGGGATATCGCATCCTTGGATTCTGCGGTCCTTGCGCTCCTGGACGCCGATACTTCCGCCGAGTGTCTGGACGAAGCGCTCACCAATGTGCTGCAGGGATCATTGTTTGCGAGGCAGCTGTCTGAAAAGACACCAGAGACTCAATCTCTCCTCGCAGGCTTCATCGCGGCCCGAGCGGCCCACGTGTGGACAAACACAAGTGAGCAACAACGGCGCGGATACCACGCTGCGGGCGTGGGTCTGCGAGCAGGCAACTTCCTAGATGAACACCTCGACACTCTGGTGTCCCTCCTGCTGGAAGCCGAAGCGGCGGTTGCCGACATGGACGTCTCCGCTGTTGCAGGGCCAATCGTGGAGTTCGCGGAACTTGTCCTTGAGACGGCCCCGTTTAGAGCTCCACGCGCGCTACCGAATCGCTGGCAGGACGCCTTGCGCGGCTGGATCGTTGGGGAGCCAGCATCTGAGATTGTCAGCCTCTGCGATTATGGTGTCGACCTACTTCAGGAAGCCCTGTCGTACCGACTGCCATGGGCGATGGAAGCAGTGAGAGTGCATGCTCTTGCCATGGGAGTAGCTGACGCAGAGAAACTTGCAGGCATCGCTCCGTTGGCCGTCGAGACGGGCACGGCGAACCGCAGTTCAATGCTTCTTCTGAGCAGTGGCCTTGAGTCTCGTGCGGCTGCTTTCGTCGCGATCGACTCGACCGCTGCGACTTTCGGGGATCGCACTGAGATGATGCAGTGGTTAGATTCAGATGCCGTGAAATTGGCGGAGACTGACGAGTCCTGGCCAACCCCAGGCAGCAGACACCAATGGATTGCCTATAGGGAGCGGGCCCGAGCAAACCGATTGGGGAGGTGGCGGCGTATGGCACAGAGCATCGAAGTAGTCTGGGAATCCGCACCCCCGTCGCCCGGCCAGCGCGTAGTCCTTGAACCGTCTGCCTCCCCAGGGGAATGGCTGGTACTCACGCCGACATACGATCGCTTGGGCGTTACAACCGCAGATATCGCTCACGAGCACCGTGAAATCGTCTCCGTGCAAGTATCCCAGGACGGCGAAGCGGTTGAGGTGGAGTACTTTGGACGCGTGAGTCGCTAG
- a CDS encoding response regulator has protein sequence MGATILVVDDAAFMRMMLRDILEAAGYEIHEAGNGPQAIEEYARVTPDLVTMDITMPAMSGVEAVRGIRERDPGARIIMVSAMGQDSMIAEALAAGAADFIVKPFQPAKVLELVTKCLGAQR, from the coding sequence ATGGGTGCGACAATCCTGGTCGTCGATGACGCTGCGTTTATGCGCATGATGCTTCGCGACATCCTTGAGGCCGCCGGATACGAGATTCACGAGGCCGGAAACGGACCACAGGCGATCGAAGAGTACGCTCGAGTCACACCTGATCTCGTCACAATGGATATCACCATGCCGGCGATGAGCGGCGTGGAGGCGGTGCGGGGCATCCGTGAGCGCGATCCCGGTGCGCGGATCATCATGGTCAGCGCCATGGGTCAGGACTCGATGATTGCCGAGGCGCTCGCGGCCGGCGCGGCTGACTTTATCGTTAAGCCGTTCCAGCCAGCCAAAGTTCTTGAGCTCGTCACGAAGTGTCTTGGCGCCCAGCGATAG
- a CDS encoding Hpt domain-containing protein — translation MNEMSAYRDLFAEESEEYLGVLESRLAVLAHDPDDRMTAEEIFRAAHTLKGMCSAMGFDRSAELAARMERLAHSVNTGDAVVTPALIGALGEATSAMRPLIGADMNSQTPPDMPWPDLDPDRYGAYHAMPSAAGLAARDIAHAIVRVDVTLEESCVLKALRAHVVIKRLSELGEITGSEPTLTRLEEERFERAFSVTIRTDRSLQDIIDSIGEIDEVSELSVEQLLVSESASTPERLTPLQIDALREVGNIGAGHAATALSEILGRRFSLSPPVLQTVLAGEVSFAFGIAKTLVGATCARVSGDMHGAVLIIATCDTLLELCDIAEGRAPGATRLFGAAEEALVVKAGTILAEKYVGAISQLAGLDARLEHAVFELDFAGTILQEATAKVTGGAPWAALVRTTLSAEGQSFDVAVVFVPEQESLSVLFERLGVA, via the coding sequence GTGAATGAGATGAGCGCCTATCGTGATCTGTTCGCCGAGGAGAGCGAGGAGTACCTCGGCGTGCTTGAGAGCAGGCTTGCGGTGCTCGCCCACGATCCGGATGACCGGATGACGGCCGAAGAGATCTTTCGCGCGGCGCATACACTCAAGGGGATGTGCTCAGCGATGGGCTTCGATCGATCGGCTGAGCTTGCGGCCCGCATGGAGCGGCTCGCGCACTCGGTGAACACGGGCGACGCGGTGGTAACCCCGGCACTCATCGGGGCTCTGGGAGAAGCCACTTCAGCGATGAGGCCCCTCATCGGAGCCGATATGAACTCGCAGACGCCTCCGGATATGCCGTGGCCCGATCTCGATCCTGACCGGTACGGCGCGTACCACGCGATGCCGTCTGCCGCCGGACTCGCAGCGCGCGACATCGCTCACGCCATCGTCCGCGTTGATGTCACCCTGGAGGAGTCGTGCGTGCTCAAGGCGCTCCGCGCACACGTTGTCATCAAGCGCTTGTCGGAACTCGGCGAGATTACGGGAAGCGAGCCGACACTGACGCGTCTTGAAGAAGAGCGCTTCGAGCGAGCCTTTTCCGTGACGATCCGGACGGACCGGTCGCTGCAAGACATAATCGACTCGATCGGAGAGATCGACGAGGTCTCGGAACTCAGCGTGGAGCAGTTGCTCGTCTCGGAGAGTGCCAGCACACCAGAGAGGCTCACGCCGTTACAGATCGACGCGCTTCGTGAGGTAGGGAACATCGGCGCGGGACATGCCGCAACGGCGCTCTCGGAGATTCTTGGACGACGCTTCTCGTTGTCCCCGCCAGTGCTGCAGACCGTTCTCGCCGGTGAGGTATCGTTCGCGTTTGGGATCGCGAAGACGCTCGTAGGCGCTACGTGCGCTCGCGTGTCTGGCGACATGCACGGAGCCGTGCTCATCATCGCGACGTGCGATACCTTGCTCGAGCTCTGTGACATCGCAGAAGGCAGAGCTCCCGGCGCAACGCGATTGTTTGGCGCGGCTGAGGAGGCGCTCGTCGTGAAAGCGGGTACCATACTCGCCGAGAAGTATGTAGGCGCTATTTCGCAGCTGGCTGGTTTAGACGCTCGCCTTGAGCACGCGGTGTTCGAGCTCGACTTTGCTGGAACAATCCTCCAAGAGGCGACCGCCAAGGTGACCGGGGGAGCGCCGTGGGCGGCGCTTGTGCGGACCACGTTGAGTGCGGAAGGGCAGAGTTTCGATGTCGCTGTCGTCTTCGTTCCTGAGCAGGAGAGCTTGAGCGTCCTGTTCGAGCGGCTGGGCGTCGCCTGA
- a CDS encoding DUF1837 domain-containing protein: MADAALGVTWSTDHVCAKWLDSSVTEAGKHSLVLLVERDAARDAILGDLSELVREHYVAPETLARRLEEHGATQTAALVRAQLPTGKRSRSGDMGEILATELAEQTLGFSVPVRRLRWKDGREMALRGDDIIGVAGSLDALVFLKGESKSRASLATAAIDEAAAALERDRGRPTRHSVLFVADRLREQGRHDIAAGLESAVINGFKGCRVEHLLFVLSGNNPGNLLAAHLAACATHTKRHAVGLRVADHSAFISTVYGAL, encoded by the coding sequence ATGGCTGACGCCGCACTTGGGGTCACATGGAGCACAGACCATGTTTGCGCTAAATGGCTTGATTCGTCTGTCACCGAGGCCGGGAAGCATTCCCTAGTACTTCTGGTCGAACGCGATGCTGCGCGCGACGCAATTCTTGGCGACTTGAGTGAACTGGTTCGAGAGCACTACGTCGCACCTGAGACTCTGGCGAGACGTCTTGAGGAACATGGCGCAACGCAGACCGCAGCCCTGGTTCGAGCGCAGCTTCCCACCGGAAAGAGAAGTCGCTCCGGTGACATGGGGGAGATCCTCGCAACTGAGCTTGCGGAACAGACACTTGGCTTCTCGGTGCCAGTGCGTCGATTGCGCTGGAAGGATGGGCGCGAAATGGCACTGCGTGGCGACGACATCATCGGTGTAGCTGGGAGTCTTGATGCTCTCGTCTTCCTGAAAGGAGAGTCCAAGAGCCGTGCCAGTCTTGCCACTGCAGCCATCGACGAAGCAGCCGCAGCCCTCGAGCGAGATCGCGGTCGTCCTACTAGGCACTCGGTTCTCTTCGTGGCAGACAGGTTGCGAGAGCAGGGCCGCCACGATATTGCTGCCGGACTCGAATCGGCCGTCATCAATGGCTTCAAGGGTTGCCGTGTAGAACACCTGCTCTTCGTTCTGTCTGGCAACAACCCAGGCAACCTGTTAGCTGCGCACTTGGCGGCCTGTGCGACGCACACTAAGCGTCACGCAGTCGGGCTGCGAGTCGCAGACCACAGTGCTTTCATTAGCACCGTCTACGGAGCTCTCTAG
- the cheB gene encoding chemotaxis-specific protein-glutamate methyltransferase CheB: MPRPDHMRATIRVLIVDDSALVRQMLHQALSLDPSIEIVGVARNGVQAVEMARAFDPDVVTLDIEMPELSGLEALPHIRSVSDARVVMLSSADDTDTTYQALALGAVDFLPKPKGRFTMSVGELSEQLIKTIKTAYRVSPDVVAIDKNAIARTMAAIAARAAEPRVSRAASKPGSIESGCEIVVAIAASTGGPPALEKVFRGLESSLAAAVLVVQHLPHGFSASLTRRLSRAGGIDVVEAQEDMALECGRGYLAPHGVHMVVVGQPPDARIAFDAFTPPLHGVRPAADLLFYSVAERFGSQAVGVVLTGMGSDGALGLRAIRDAGGAPIVQDEKTSIVWGMPGSAIKERASNRTISIDAIPAEIRRTVRAKEATRE; this comes from the coding sequence GTGCCGCGTCCAGACCACATGCGGGCGACGATCAGGGTCCTCATCGTCGACGATTCGGCGCTTGTGCGGCAGATGCTCCATCAGGCGCTATCGCTTGACCCGAGTATCGAGATCGTTGGTGTCGCCCGCAATGGCGTGCAGGCCGTTGAGATGGCGCGAGCGTTTGATCCGGATGTGGTGACGCTCGACATCGAGATGCCCGAGCTCAGCGGACTTGAAGCTCTGCCGCATATCCGTTCGGTCAGTGATGCGCGAGTGGTCATGCTCTCTTCCGCGGACGACACCGATACCACGTACCAGGCGCTCGCGCTTGGTGCCGTAGACTTCCTGCCCAAACCGAAGGGCCGGTTCACGATGTCGGTGGGGGAACTGTCAGAGCAGCTCATCAAAACGATCAAGACAGCGTATCGTGTCTCGCCCGACGTGGTGGCGATCGACAAGAACGCCATCGCGCGGACGATGGCCGCGATTGCGGCACGCGCCGCCGAGCCACGCGTGTCAAGGGCGGCATCTAAGCCGGGTAGTATCGAATCCGGCTGCGAGATAGTGGTGGCGATTGCGGCCTCGACGGGGGGTCCCCCAGCATTGGAGAAGGTCTTCAGGGGGCTCGAATCTTCGCTGGCCGCGGCGGTACTTGTCGTGCAGCACTTGCCCCACGGTTTCTCGGCGTCGCTGACGAGGCGGCTCTCACGCGCCGGCGGTATCGATGTCGTAGAGGCGCAGGAGGACATGGCGCTGGAGTGCGGGCGCGGATATCTCGCACCGCATGGAGTTCACATGGTTGTAGTGGGTCAACCGCCCGATGCCCGGATCGCGTTCGATGCGTTCACGCCGCCGTTGCACGGCGTCCGGCCAGCCGCCGACCTGCTGTTCTACAGCGTGGCCGAGCGGTTCGGTTCCCAGGCGGTAGGCGTAGTGCTCACTGGCATGGGATCGGACGGCGCGCTGGGGCTGCGCGCGATCCGAGATGCGGGCGGTGCCCCTATCGTGCAAGATGAGAAGACAAGTATCGTGTGGGGGATGCCGGGTTCTGCGATCAAGGAACGCGCCTCTAACCGGACCATCAGCATCGATGCCATACCGGCTGAGATCCGGAGAACTGTGCGTGCGAAGGAGGCGACGCGTGAATGA
- a CDS encoding GGDEF domain-containing protein — MTTRPDKPESRPDHTRDEYRALFEHMSDVVFFVRVRDGRILQVNPAAESLYGVARERLIGARIYDLIATPDGAPPAPPDATRDNQITAEGTLFESVHRRADGSEIPVEVNARVIESAVEPYIIAVIRDITERKQAERRAEHHATHDSLTGLPNRLLLGDRLESALARARREGVTPAVLFCDVDGFKRINDTLGHARGDEVLSLVAHVLASSVRASDTVARLGGDEFVVLLADAGVPSAAVTVAEKILAALQAYRTNTEGIHAAMASIGIAHFREGDDADSLLKRADSAMYRVKARGGGGYLVAGTYRGK; from the coding sequence ATGACAACACGTCCGGACAAGCCCGAGTCGCGTCCTGACCACACACGCGATGAATACCGCGCGCTCTTTGAGCACATGAGTGACGTGGTCTTCTTCGTGAGGGTGCGTGATGGACGCATCCTCCAGGTGAATCCCGCAGCTGAGTCCCTCTATGGAGTTGCCCGCGAGAGGCTCATCGGCGCGCGAATCTACGACCTGATCGCCACTCCCGATGGCGCCCCGCCCGCTCCTCCGGATGCGACCCGCGACAATCAGATTACGGCCGAGGGCACCTTGTTCGAGTCGGTCCACCGGCGAGCCGACGGGAGCGAAATTCCGGTCGAGGTCAACGCTCGCGTGATCGAATCGGCGGTGGAACCCTACATCATCGCGGTGATCCGCGATATCACCGAACGCAAACAGGCCGAGCGGCGCGCGGAGCATCACGCTACCCACGATTCACTGACCGGCCTTCCCAACCGCTTGCTCCTCGGTGACCGGCTGGAAAGCGCTCTCGCTCGCGCTCGTCGCGAAGGAGTCACCCCCGCGGTGCTCTTCTGCGATGTGGACGGTTTCAAGAGGATCAACGATACCCTCGGCCATGCGCGAGGTGATGAGGTTCTCAGTCTCGTCGCGCACGTCCTTGCCTCGTCGGTGAGGGCGAGCGACACGGTGGCGCGACTGGGAGGTGACGAGTTCGTGGTCTTGCTCGCCGACGCCGGGGTGCCTTCAGCGGCGGTGACCGTGGCCGAGAAGATTCTTGCCGCGCTGCAGGCGTACCGTACGAACACCGAGGGAATACATGCCGCGATGGCGAGCATCGGCATCGCACACTTTCGTGAGGGTGACGACGCGGACTCGCTTCTCAAGCGAGCCGACAGTGCGATGTACCGGGTGAAAGCACGAGGAGGAGGTGGATACCTGGTCGCTGGGACGTATAGAGGGAAGTGA